A window of Mycolicibacterium fluoranthenivorans contains these coding sequences:
- a CDS encoding condensation domain-containing protein, with amino-acid sequence MVAMKPIQEWIGEPGVVISWHPSRASLAKVREAPVSDVPTSYQQEQHLLAYRKHLAEGTDMARLIIPGWDVPGQCDVRAMTHVINAYLRRHDTFHSWFEFAGSAGETGEIIRHTVTNPRDIKFVATEHGEMAAAEWRDHVMSTPDPWQWDCFHFGVIQRADHFTIYISVDHVHTDAMFIGLAFVEIHMMYDALVRGEAPLQLPEAGSYAEYCIAQRQYTADLTTDSDEVRGWIDFLELNGGTLPGFSLPLGDASVTHSGDVITLQLLDQDQTDKFEKACTAAGARFSGGVFACGALAHAALTGEDTYSVITPTTTRRTQLDFMTTGWFTGLVPIAVPVDITSFGDTALAAQASFDGGMDLAHVPFERVLELAFEEGVEGVRPPDPGTPMLSFIDVGMLLPGVIEHFQSLGGRIYSDPRSAYQVGMWVNRGEKETTVTVAFPNNSIARESVLRYVESMREVYLRVIDGLVPVESFTDTDAADLDLKTA; translated from the coding sequence GTGGTTGCGATGAAGCCGATACAAGAGTGGATCGGTGAACCAGGTGTGGTGATCTCTTGGCATCCGTCGCGGGCGTCGCTGGCAAAGGTGCGCGAGGCACCGGTCAGCGATGTGCCCACCAGCTATCAGCAGGAACAGCATCTGCTCGCCTATCGCAAGCATCTGGCCGAGGGCACCGATATGGCCCGGCTCATCATCCCGGGCTGGGATGTGCCCGGGCAGTGCGATGTGCGCGCGATGACGCATGTGATCAACGCCTATCTGCGCAGGCATGACACGTTCCACAGTTGGTTCGAGTTCGCCGGCTCCGCTGGAGAGACCGGCGAGATCATCCGGCATACCGTGACCAACCCGCGCGATATCAAGTTCGTGGCCACCGAGCACGGCGAGATGGCGGCCGCGGAATGGCGCGACCACGTGATGTCGACCCCGGACCCCTGGCAGTGGGACTGCTTCCACTTCGGTGTCATCCAGCGGGCCGACCATTTCACCATCTACATCAGCGTCGACCACGTGCACACCGATGCGATGTTCATCGGGTTGGCGTTCGTCGAGATCCACATGATGTACGACGCGCTGGTGCGCGGCGAGGCGCCGTTGCAGCTTCCCGAGGCGGGCAGCTACGCGGAGTACTGCATCGCGCAGCGCCAGTACACCGCCGATCTGACCACCGATTCCGACGAGGTGCGCGGGTGGATCGACTTCCTCGAACTCAACGGCGGCACGCTGCCCGGGTTCTCGCTGCCGCTGGGCGACGCGTCGGTGACGCACTCCGGTGACGTCATCACCCTGCAGCTGCTCGATCAGGACCAGACCGACAAGTTCGAGAAGGCGTGCACCGCGGCCGGTGCGCGGTTCAGCGGCGGCGTGTTCGCCTGCGGCGCCCTGGCGCATGCGGCCCTGACCGGTGAGGACACCTACTCGGTGATCACTCCGACCACCACGCGGCGCACCCAGCTCGACTTCATGACCACGGGCTGGTTCACCGGCCTGGTGCCGATCGCGGTCCCGGTGGACATCACCTCGTTCGGGGATACCGCGCTGGCGGCACAGGCATCGTTCGACGGCGGGATGGATCTGGCGCACGTCCCGTTCGAACGCGTCCTGGAACTGGCTTTCGAAGAAGGGGTCGAGGGGGTTCGTCCGCCGGATCCCGGTACCCCGATGTTGTCGTTCATCGATGTCGGCATGCTGCTGCCGGGCGTCATCGAGCACTTCCAGAGCCTGGGCGGCCGGATCTACAGTGATCCCCGGTCCGCGTACCAGGTCGGCATGTGGGTGAACCGGGGGGAGAAGGAGACGACGGTGACGGTCGCCTTCCCGAACAACTCGATCGCCCGGGAGTCGGTGCTGCGCTACGTCGAGTCGATGCGCGAGGTCTACCTGCGGGTGATCGACGGACTGGTTCCGGTGGAGTCCTTCACCGACACCGATGCGGCCGATCTCGACCTCAAGACCGCCTGA
- a CDS encoding AMP-binding protein: MPMTQSSLVGVLRERASLQPDDLAYTYLNYEIDPDGVAISLTWAQLHRRVHSLAWELRQIAEIGERAVIVAPQGLEYVVAFLATLQAGLIGVPLSAPKVGRHDERIAAVIADSAPALLLTTSAVTESLTEYAVASEDRPAPVIIEVDKLDLDERRKNLKSREEFPETAYLQYTSGSTRTPAGVMVTNANVSANFEQFVHDEFAAHGNVAPPNTTVAIWLPFYHDMGLLFGIGYPILGGWHTVFTTPMAFAAKPARWVQMMASYPNVLTAGPNFAFELAAGRTTDEDMAGLDLGGVAALVSGAERVHEATLRRFAQRFAKFNFHPEVLKPSYGLAEATLYVATREAGSPPSVAAFDADKLAAGHAERCALEDGTALVSYGTETSPLVRIVDPETGVECPAGIIGEIWTYGENNCLGYWRKPEQTERVFKAEIVGPTAGTPAGPWLRTGDLGVISEGELFIIGRIKDLLIVRGRNHYPDDIESTISEITGGRVAAFSVEEDRTEQLVAVIEIKKREQIAEDELALIKRDVATAVSETHGISAADLVFVPSGSIPLTTSGKVRRSSSAELYRNRQFDRLDDKVQSA, encoded by the coding sequence ATGCCCATGACACAGAGTTCTCTCGTCGGTGTGCTGCGCGAACGCGCCAGTCTGCAGCCCGATGACCTGGCATACACCTATCTGAACTACGAGATCGATCCCGACGGTGTCGCCATCAGCCTCACCTGGGCCCAGCTGCACCGGCGGGTGCACAGCCTGGCCTGGGAACTTCGCCAGATCGCCGAGATCGGCGAACGCGCCGTCATCGTCGCGCCGCAGGGGCTGGAGTACGTCGTCGCGTTCCTGGCCACGCTGCAGGCCGGTCTGATCGGGGTCCCGCTGTCGGCACCCAAGGTGGGCCGGCACGACGAGCGCATCGCCGCCGTCATCGCGGACTCGGCCCCGGCCCTGCTGCTCACCACGTCGGCCGTCACCGAATCGCTGACCGAATACGCGGTCGCGAGCGAGGACCGCCCGGCACCGGTGATCATCGAGGTCGACAAGCTGGACCTGGACGAGCGGCGCAAGAACCTCAAGTCCCGGGAGGAGTTCCCGGAGACGGCGTACCTCCAGTACACCTCCGGGTCCACCCGCACCCCGGCCGGCGTGATGGTCACCAACGCCAACGTGTCGGCGAACTTCGAGCAGTTCGTGCACGACGAGTTCGCCGCGCACGGCAATGTGGCACCGCCGAACACCACGGTGGCCATCTGGCTGCCCTTCTACCACGACATGGGCCTGCTCTTTGGGATCGGCTATCCCATCCTGGGCGGCTGGCACACCGTGTTCACCACCCCGATGGCGTTCGCGGCCAAGCCCGCCCGCTGGGTCCAGATGATGGCGAGCTACCCGAATGTGCTGACCGCCGGCCCCAACTTCGCCTTCGAGCTGGCCGCCGGCCGCACCACCGATGAGGATATGGCCGGGCTCGACCTCGGCGGCGTCGCAGCGCTGGTCAGCGGTGCCGAGCGGGTGCACGAGGCCACGCTGCGCCGCTTCGCGCAGCGGTTCGCCAAGTTCAACTTCCATCCCGAGGTGCTCAAGCCGTCCTACGGACTGGCCGAGGCCACCCTCTACGTCGCCACCCGCGAGGCCGGCAGCCCGCCCAGTGTCGCCGCGTTCGACGCCGACAAGCTGGCCGCCGGGCACGCCGAGCGCTGCGCGTTGGAGGACGGCACCGCGCTGGTCAGCTACGGCACGGAGACCTCACCGCTGGTGCGCATCGTCGATCCGGAGACCGGTGTCGAATGCCCGGCCGGGATCATCGGTGAGATCTGGACCTACGGCGAGAACAACTGCCTCGGCTACTGGCGCAAGCCGGAGCAGACTGAGCGGGTCTTCAAAGCCGAGATCGTCGGCCCGACCGCGGGTACGCCCGCAGGTCCGTGGCTGCGCACCGGCGACCTCGGGGTCATTTCCGAGGGCGAGCTGTTCATCATCGGCCGGATCAAGGATCTGCTGATCGTGCGCGGCCGCAACCACTACCCGGACGACATCGAGTCCACCATCAGCGAGATCACCGGGGGCCGGGTGGCCGCCTTCTCGGTCGAGGAGGACCGCACCGAGCAGCTGGTCGCGGTGATCGAGATCAAGAAGCGCGAACAGATCGCCGAGGACGAGCTGGCGTTGATCAAGCGCGATGTGGCGACCGCGGTGTCGGAGACACACGGGATCAGCGCCGCCGATCTGGTCTTCGTGCCGAGCGGTTCGATCCCGCTGACCACCAGCGGTAAGGTGCGCCGGTCGTCGTCGGCGGAGTTGTACCGCAATCGCCAGTTCGACCGGCTGGACGACAAAGTGCAGTCGGCCTGA
- a CDS encoding glycosyltransferase, with protein MRIVVAVHGTRGDVEPCAAVARELRNRGHEVRIAVPPNLIGFVESVGLGPAVAYGVDSQKQVESDAFQNYWKLKNPVAAIKEGIAYYTDGWADMNATLTELAADADLILTGTTYQEVAANVAERYDIPMAALHYFPARPNSHLLAVPLPSWAIKPSFAVGEWALWRLGKSAEDAQRRTLGLPATNIRSARRIVEAGALEIQAYDPTFFPGLAQEWGGTRPLVGAITLGLETAIDEEVTSWINAGTPPIYFGFGSMPVESPADAVAMITQVCAELGERALISAGVWELDEIAAAEHVKLVGAVNHSAVFPACRAVVHHGGAGTTAAGARAGVPTLVLWVSADQPVWARAVRKLKIGTSQRFTSMNKKSLTAALRTVLDPAVARRAREFAAGLATPAQSVASAADLIEHAARPVRTG; from the coding sequence ATGAGAATCGTTGTGGCAGTCCACGGCACGCGCGGCGACGTCGAACCCTGCGCCGCGGTGGCGCGCGAACTGCGCAACCGGGGGCACGAGGTCAGGATCGCCGTGCCGCCCAATCTCATCGGCTTCGTGGAGTCGGTCGGCCTGGGACCCGCCGTCGCCTATGGTGTCGACTCCCAGAAACAGGTGGAAAGCGACGCGTTCCAGAACTATTGGAAGCTGAAGAACCCGGTGGCCGCCATCAAGGAGGGCATCGCCTACTACACCGACGGGTGGGCGGATATGAACGCCACCCTCACCGAGCTGGCCGCCGATGCCGACCTCATCCTGACCGGGACCACCTATCAGGAGGTGGCCGCCAACGTCGCCGAGCGCTACGACATCCCGATGGCGGCCCTGCACTACTTCCCGGCCCGGCCCAACAGCCACCTGCTGGCGGTACCGCTACCGTCGTGGGCCATCAAACCCAGCTTCGCGGTTGGCGAGTGGGCCCTGTGGCGCCTCGGCAAGTCCGCCGAGGACGCCCAGCGCCGCACCCTGGGCTTGCCGGCCACCAACATCCGCTCGGCGCGGCGCATCGTCGAGGCGGGGGCGTTGGAGATCCAGGCCTACGACCCGACCTTCTTCCCCGGCCTGGCGCAGGAGTGGGGCGGCACGCGTCCCCTGGTCGGCGCGATCACCCTGGGGCTGGAGACGGCCATCGACGAGGAGGTGACCTCCTGGATCAACGCCGGCACCCCGCCGATCTACTTCGGCTTCGGCAGCATGCCGGTGGAGTCCCCCGCCGACGCGGTCGCCATGATCACCCAGGTCTGCGCCGAACTGGGTGAACGCGCGCTGATCAGCGCCGGCGTCTGGGAGCTCGACGAGATCGCGGCGGCCGAGCACGTCAAGCTGGTCGGCGCGGTGAACCACTCCGCGGTGTTCCCGGCCTGCCGGGCCGTCGTGCACCACGGTGGCGCCGGAACCACCGCCGCGGGCGCCCGAGCCGGTGTGCCCACCCTGGTGTTGTGGGTGTCCGCCGATCAGCCGGTGTGGGCGAGGGCCGTGCGCAAGCTGAAAATCGGGACCTCGCAACGGTTCACCTCGATGAACAAGAAGTCGCTCACCGCCGCGCTGCGGACCGTGCTGGATCCGGCCGTCGCCCGGCGGGCCCGCGAGTTCGCCGCCGGTCTGGCCACGCCGGCGCAGAGCGTGGCCTCGGCAGCCGACCTGATCGAGCACGCGGCACGCCCCGTCCGGACCGGCTAG